A region of the Pseudomonas sp. A34-9 genome:
CTTGGGCTGGCAGCGCTGGCGTGTCCATGCAAGTGTGGGCATCGGCGACCAGCAGCGGTTTGAAACCTGAATCGGCGGCGGCGCGGCAGGTGCTGTCGATGCAGAACTGGCTTTTCATGCCGACTATATATAGGTCGTCGACTTGCGCGGCGCTGAGTTGCTGCGCCAGCCCGGTAGCGTGGAAGGCGTTGGGGCGGGATTTATCGAAGAGGGTGTCGATTTCAGCGTCCAGTTCAAGCGCTGGCAGCAATTGCCAGAAGGGGCTGCCGGCGGCGATTGGCGAACCCTGCGGGCCGGTGTGGCGCACGGCGAAGATCGGCACTCGATGCTGGCGAGCCTGAGCGATCAGGTGGCGGATATTGGCGAGCACCCGTTCGCCGTCGTGGGGCGTTTCCGGCCCGTGGAACAGACCGACCTGCATATCGATGATCAACAGTGCTGCGGGCATGGTGGTTCTCCTTGATTGCTGCAGATGCCGCACGGACGGGAGAAACAACAAGGCCCCGTCCATTGCTGGCGGGGCCTTGGGTTTGCTGCGCTGGAGTTACCTCACGCGCCAACACCACGACCCGCCGGTGGCGGTTGTGGTGGTAGGGGTGAGTTGCAGCGCGCAAAGGTTCATGGGCCGATCATGCTGGCGCCGTCGCGCCACTGTCAACTGGCGTATTGAGCGATGCCTTTACCGAATGACCAGTTTTCCTTTTTTACTTCCACCAGGTTGATGAACACGTCTTCGAGGCGGATGCCCAATTGCGTGTTCAGGTTATGGGCGATGGTCTGGTACAGGGCTTTTTTCTGCTCCAGGGTTCGACCTTCGTTGAGGCTGATCTGGATGATCACCAGACGCTCACTGCGCTGGATGCCCAGGTATTGCGGGTCGAAGATGAAATGCTCGCCGTCGTGTTCGGCGAGGATCTGGAAGTTGTCATGCTCCGGGACATTGATCGTGCTGCGCATGGCGGCGTAGATCTGCTCGCCGATGCGTTTGGCGAAAGTGGGATCGGTGTGCTGTTTGATGTCGACGCGGACGAGGGGCATGGGCAGAGACTCCGGGGTTCAGGGGACTCATTGACGCTAGAACATCTCGAGTAAATTGAAAGGATGGGGGATGACCTCGCCGCTGTTTTTGTATGAGGCGACCTACGAAATTCGCGGATTTTGCCTACGAATTCGGCAGATCCATCTGCTATCCGGCGAACCGTTAACGCGAAATCATGGGACAGCAATGGGAGGTGGTCCAGGGTGGAAAAGCTTCCCTTGCGTTAACCGCCAGCAGCCAAGGAAGGTTCATGCATCTTGATGACCACAAAAATGTGGAGCTCGAAAGGCTACAGACGGAAACCCAAAAGCTCGGCGCGGAGAGGCGCAAGTTCCTGGCGGAGGAAGCAAAACTGAAACTTGAGACTTTTTTGTATCCCGTTGTGGTGGGGGCTGGGGCATTGACTGCGATCGCCACCGCCGTAGGGTTGTATTTGAAGCTGTAAGAGTGCGCGGCAGGTTGCCGTTGCGCCTACGCGTTGACCCAGAGCACCAAGAAAAGGGAAGGAGGCAGTATGAGCACAGAGGAAAGCAGAGCCAGGATAGACCGTCTGTATCAAGAGGAGTTTGAGTTCAGAGAAGCCATGAAGCCCTTTCGCAAAGCCGAAAGGCGTGAAACGGTTTTGCTATTTAGTCTTGGAATGTTGATGGGCGCGGTGGGGATCGTTTTCGTGATGATGTTGGCCCGAGCCATCTGAATACCGTTGCACATGCCTGTTAACGACAGCGTGGATACTCATGTACGACAGATGATTTCTCAAAAACGACACCCCTCTGATCTGCTCCGCACAACCATTCCTCAGCTAAGTCTTTGCTTCTGCTCATTTATCGCGGAGAATCGCGCCCCTGTTTCGGCCGGAGCATGTCTGTCGGTTTTTTCCGACGCGTCCTGACCGAGTGGCAAGTGACCGGAATGCGGAGATCCGACCGGATGAATGATCAGGCCAATAGCGTCGAAGAGCGCTTTGACGCAGCAGCACCCGCTGAACTTTCGAGCTGGAATCGCCAGGACACCACCTGGATGTTGGGACTGTTTGGGACGGCCATCGGCGCCGGTACCCTGTTTTTGCCGATCAACGCAGGGCTGGGTGGCTTCTGGCCGCTGGTGATCCTCGCGCTGCTGGCCTTCCCTATGACGTTCTACGCACACCGTGGCCTGACCCGCTTTGTGCTCTCCGGTCGCGAAGGCGCCGACATCACCGACGTGGTCGAGGAGCATTTCGGCATCAAGGCCGGTGCGCTGATCACCTTGCTGTACTTCTTCGCGATCTTCCCGATCCTGCTGATCTACAGCGTCGGTCTGACCAACACGGTCGCCAGTTTCCTCGAACACCAATTGCACATCACACCGCCGCCGCGCATCTGGCTGTCGTTGGTGCTGATCCTCGGCCTGCTGGCCGTGGTGCGTTGCGGCGAGCAGGCGATCGTCAAGGCGATGAGCCTGATGGTGTACCCGTTCATCGTCGCGCTGTTGTTCCTCGCGGTGTACCTGATTCCGCACTGGAACGGCGGCATCCTCGCCACCGCTTCGCAGGTGCCGGCACCGTCGGCGTTGCTGCACACCTTGTGGCTGGCGATTCCGGTGATGGTGTTTTCGTTCAACCACTCGCCGATCATCTCGGCGTTTGCAGTGGATCAGAAGCGTCGTTACGGCGCTAACGCCGACCAGCGCAGCTCGCAGATCCTCTGCCGTGCCCACCTGTTGATGGTGGTGATGGTGCTGTTCTTCGTCTTCAGTTGCGTGCTGACCCTGTCGCCGGAACAACTGGCCGAGGCCAAGGCGCAGAATCTGTCGATCCTGTCGTACCTGGCCAACCACTTCAGCAATCCGACCATCGCTTTCGCCGCGCCGTTGATTGCGTTTGTGGCGATCTCCAAGTCGTTCCTCGGTCACTACATCGGTGCCAGCGAAGGCCTGAAGGGCTTGATCATCAAAAGCGGCAAGCGTCCGGGCGCCAAGGCACTGGATCGCATCGTCGCGGCGTTCATGCTGGTGATCTGCTGGATTGTGGCGACGCTGAACCCGAGCATTCTGGGCATGATCGAAACCATCGGCGGCCCGGTGATCGCGGCGATTCTGTTCCTGATGCCGATGTACGCCATCCGTAAGGTGCCGGCGATGGCCCGCTATCGTGGTCAGGCGTCGAACGTGTTTGTCACCGCCGTGGGCCTGGTGGCAATTTCGGCGTTGATTTATTCCCTGACGGCGTAAGCCAAAGCCTCGGATACTCAGCTACAGTGGCCGCTGTGCGTGATGCGCACAGCGGTTTTTTTTCGTCTGGAGACAGTGGATTGTCGAGCGCCCCGCAACTCGTTGAACAACCCGATCGCTGGCGGGATGTACTCGCCGGTCTGTCGATCGCCGGGCTGTTGCTGCCCGAAGCGGTGGCCTATTCGACCATCGCCGCGCTCGCGCCCCAGGCCGGGGTGATCGCCCTGTTTGCCGGGTTGCTCTGTTATGGGCTGTTTGGCACCAGTCGTTTTGCCATTGT
Encoded here:
- a CDS encoding cysteine hydrolase family protein, which translates into the protein MPAALLIIDMQVGLFHGPETPHDGERVLANIRHLIAQARQHRVPIFAVRHTGPQGSPIAAGSPFWQLLPALELDAEIDTLFDKSRPNAFHATGLAQQLSAAQVDDLYIVGMKSQFCIDSTCRAAADSGFKPLLVADAHTCMDTPALPAQAIIDHHNATLGAAFARLINCADVSF
- a CDS encoding tautomerase family protein, whose translation is MPLVRVDIKQHTDPTFAKRIGEQIYAAMRSTINVPEHDNFQILAEHDGEHFIFDPQYLGIQRSERLVIIQISLNEGRTLEQKKALYQTIAHNLNTQLGIRLEDVFINLVEVKKENWSFGKGIAQYAS
- a CDS encoding serine/threonine transporter, which produces MNDQANSVEERFDAAAPAELSSWNRQDTTWMLGLFGTAIGAGTLFLPINAGLGGFWPLVILALLAFPMTFYAHRGLTRFVLSGREGADITDVVEEHFGIKAGALITLLYFFAIFPILLIYSVGLTNTVASFLEHQLHITPPPRIWLSLVLILGLLAVVRCGEQAIVKAMSLMVYPFIVALLFLAVYLIPHWNGGILATASQVPAPSALLHTLWLAIPVMVFSFNHSPIISAFAVDQKRRYGANADQRSSQILCRAHLLMVVMVLFFVFSCVLTLSPEQLAEAKAQNLSILSYLANHFSNPTIAFAAPLIAFVAISKSFLGHYIGASEGLKGLIIKSGKRPGAKALDRIVAAFMLVICWIVATLNPSILGMIETIGGPVIAAILFLMPMYAIRKVPAMARYRGQASNVFVTAVGLVAISALIYSLTA